GtgggctgcagcgctcgaatcttggcgacggcgcgggGTGGAAGGCACAGCTATTCGAATACCGCAGCCTCATGTTTCCCAAGTCGCTCGGCGTATGGGTCGGCTCTTGCTGGGAGAGTCTTGCGGGCGGCAACCATTTCCGGGTCTGGCGCCAGAATGGCACAGAGGCAGATACTGGCGCGTGGTTCCTCGCTGTGTCGAAAGAAGAGGTACGTCGTGCATTTGCTCATACAgaacgtcgcgcacaaacacACGATTGTACCCAATGGCTACGATATTGgccgcgacttgctcgTCCAAGCAGCGACGAAGGGCAGCGAGCTGTTTGGCAAGCGATACACCGCGTCCGTCGACTGGCAAGAGGGCCTTTTGGCCGAGGGCGCCAACAGTATGTTTTTTCTTTTGCACACTCACGCAGGTATCAATCATAATATATCTATCGatggccgcgtcgctgtgctCACGGTCCAGCGCGTGTAAAATAGCTACGCAAGCACCCATTCATATCGCCGTTCGTGCCGCTCGTCATGCCGCTCGATCAGTGTCGGGGGCTCGTGTCCAAGACCAAGTTGATACACGTCACGTTCCACATAGATTGCTCGAGGGGGTGTTTCACGTGTGATGAGCAGCACTGTAGAGGTACGCGTACCATACCAGCCCATGGGACACGGCTCGTTTCGTGCCGCGTATGCTGCGCTGTCCTCTTCACTTAGCCGGCGCGTACGATCTACGCTGCTAGGGAAAAGGAACGGCTCTACGCGGATCGTATTCTGCATTTCGCTCGCACTGCGCACTGGGCCTGCAGTCCAGCTTGGGTCAGCACCGGTGGGAACGTACCGTAGCATGCCAAAGAGTGCCTCGATCAGTGACGCTTCGTCCTTGCATGTATCCAGCGCCACACAAAGCAGCTGTTCGCCTTTCGCGACCTTGGGCCACGGCGTGCTCAGCGTGCTATTACTGAGACCATAAACAGCGTGGCCGACTTCGAGCATGGTATCGTTTATCGGGTCGGGTCGATTGGAGACGTAGCCGAGCGTCGCGTTTCCATCGGTTGTCACGCCGACAAGTAAATTGAATCCAGAATATGCGTCTGCGCATGCATGGACAGCGTCCAGGTATGCTTGTACATCTGCGTTTGCTTGGGATTTCAGTAGCCAGTCCCGGACCAattcgccgcgcgatcgAGGCGTGTCGCCAGTTGCTGTTCTCAGCACAGACGCCTCGTTCACGTTTGTTAGCATCGCTACCAGCCCGTCGCGCGTTGTGCCAAACCATGTGCCGCCCGCGTCGATGTCGAGGCCATAGAGCATTGCGCCGGGGTGATCAGAAAAACAAGGCTCGCCGTCCGGGCTGTACCATTGCGCAGGCGCGGTCTTCCGCTCAAGGAATTCGTCACGGTTATCAGCTAAGATCCTACTATAAGCGACACGCAGTCACGCACAAGCTGTATTTTGGATCGCATGTTGCCCACAACAGGATGCACATGCGGCGGAAAAAAAATTATGGAGGTGGCGTGTTTTAAAAAGAATATAAATGCTCCCAACCTGGTTCGAACAGGTGACCTCAAGAAGAACCCAACGACTTCAGTCTTGCGCTCTGCCAGCTGAGCTATAGGAGCATGCACGCGGGAAACTAAGCCGTCTATACGTATTTAGGTGCACAACACGGCAATGCCTAGAGGCAAAAAATGCTCCCCTGGTTCGAGGGGGGGGGGGGCAACGGTCGAACAGGTGACCTCAAGAAGAACCCAACGACTTCAGTCTTGCGCTCTGCCAGCTGAGCTATAGGAGCATGCACGCGGGAAACTAAGCCGTCTATACGTATTTAGGTGCACAACACGGCAATGCCTAGAGGCAAAAAATGCTCCCAACCTGGTTCGAACAGGTGACCTCAAGAAGAACCCAACGACTTCAGTCTTGCGCTCTGCCAGCTGAGCTATAGGAGCAAGTCGCGTGCCCAATTGTTGCATAAGCTTGTCCTTAACGCATCTCATTTGCCATTTTTTTTGGCTGCATCTTCCTGTACGACGCCTCTTTCCACGACTGCCTTAGCCCCTATTTTGCCAGTCTTTTGTTGCAATGCTTTTTTGTCCTAATTGTGCGAACGTGGTGACTGTATTACCGTCTTTGGATAATGGGTTGAATAAATGGACGTGCCCGACGTGCCCGTTCAAGTTCCCCATGGACCGCCAAGTCACCTCTCGCATGCGCCTCGAGCGGAAACAAGTGGACGACGTCATGGACGGAGAGGACAGCTGGAAGAATGTGGACAATACGGAGGGTGTGTAATGCGGTTGCGCTCACAATAGCTACGTGCCCCAAGTGCGATaatgcgcgtgcatacTATATGCAGCTGCAGATCCGGTCTGCGGATGAGCCGAGTACGTATTTGGGTCATGCAATTGCCCGTCTCTCTTTGCACATGCATACTAACGCTCCAGTGACTACATTTTTCAAGTGCACACGAACAGATTGCGGATTCCAATGGCGCGAAAACTAGCGTATTGCACATTCCAACGGCGCGAAAACCAGCGCATTCGAGATTACCCATACCGCCATGCATGCTGTCATGTATGGGCACTACTACCTACGTATACCATAGCCTTTATTGACGAGATGATACCACTGCACCTGTTTCTACTGCCCATG
This region of Malassezia vespertilionis chromosome 9, complete sequence genomic DNA includes:
- a CDS encoding uncharacterized protein (EggNog:ENOG503P2R9; SECRETED:SignalP(1-21)), producing the protein MRVLLLAGLLLACLAAARSNAHTKQIDGSNIPRVFSQVAQHIAKHYPSRVVSYNADDVHAHVALDDAVRNHRSAEQGWVNPETHGGSMLDLVGNGFREPMNVIISGKSDPSVLSDKGLLDYVRSIGFSFECLHIHLGGLQRSNLGDGAGWKAQLFEYRSLMFPKSLGVWVGSCWESLAGGNHFRVWRQNGTEADTGAWFLAVSKEENVAHKHTIVPNGYDIGRDLLVQAATKGSELFGKRYTASVDWQEGLLAEGANSINHNISIDGRVAVLTVQRV
- a CDS encoding uncharacterized protein (EggNog:ENOG503P0HJ; COG:K), with the translated sequence MLYGLDIDAGGTWFGTTRDGLVAMLTNVNEASVLRTATGDTPRSRGELVRDWLLKSQANADVQAYLDAVHACADAYSGFNLLVGVTTDGNATLGYVSNRPDPINDTMLEVGHAVYGLSNSTLSTPWPKVAKGEQLLCVALDTCKDEASLIEALFGMLRYVPTGADPSWTAGPVRSASEMQNTIRVEPFLFPSSVDRTRRLSEEDSAAYAARNEPCPMGWYGTRTSTVLLITRETPPRAIYVERDVYQLGLGHEPPTLIERHDERHERRYEWVLA